The Hymenobacter monticola genome has a window encoding:
- a CDS encoding NUDIX hydrolase yields the protein MLFKLAVDCIILAYDPLDNHLKVLLIQRENEPAKGHWALPGGFVDQSEDFAATAARKLRQETGVTVSYLEQVRAYALTDPTAGQRLASVSYYALLDLAHYAPATDRSHLAQWVPLVHLPTLPFDHGLKVQDAWQRLQEAARNQPVPFHLLPPKFPLNQLQRFYEALYQVPLDNRNFRKWVKGLPYIEPLEEVETNVSHRPSRLYHFKAAVYATFRQAAQLTPY from the coding sequence ATGCTCTTTAAACTCGCGGTTGACTGTATTATTCTGGCGTACGACCCGCTGGACAACCACTTAAAAGTGCTGCTGATTCAGCGGGAAAATGAGCCCGCTAAGGGCCACTGGGCCCTTCCGGGCGGGTTTGTCGACCAGTCCGAAGACTTCGCCGCAACGGCGGCGCGCAAGCTGCGTCAGGAGACGGGTGTAACCGTGAGCTACCTGGAACAAGTGAGGGCTTATGCCCTCACCGACCCCACAGCGGGCCAGCGCCTGGCGTCCGTTTCGTACTACGCCCTGCTGGACCTCGCCCACTACGCACCGGCGACAGACCGCTCTCACCTGGCCCAATGGGTGCCTTTAGTCCACTTGCCCACGTTGCCCTTTGACCACGGGTTGAAGGTGCAGGATGCTTGGCAGCGGCTCCAGGAGGCCGCCCGCAACCAGCCCGTCCCATTCCATTTACTACCGCCAAAGTTTCCCCTCAACCAGCTGCAACGGTTTTACGAAGCCCTCTACCAAGTACCGCTTGACAACCGCAATTTTCGCAAATGGGTGAAAGGCCTTCCGTACATAGAACCGCTGGAAGAGGTGGAAACCAACGTCTCCCACCGGCCTAGCCGGCTCTATCATTTTAAGGCTGCCGTTTATGCCACCTTCCGCCAAGCGGCTCAGTTGACCCCCTACTAA
- a CDS encoding recombinase family protein yields the protein MQQTFGYARVSATDQNLATQVEDLTQAGCTRIFQEKVSGTRTQSPALDELLAAVRESDVVVVNRLARLGRNTVHTIQLVEEFNRRGVHFRALDLGIDSRTPAGKMIIGVFSSFNQYERENNRQKSLAGIELAKQQGKHLGRPTGRDAEKLSKVATALERGLSVAEIVTLTGISRASVKRYRQEIERQIS from the coding sequence ATGCAGCAGACTTTCGGCTACGCCCGCGTTTCCGCCACCGACCAAAACCTAGCCACGCAGGTGGAAGACCTCACCCAAGCGGGCTGCACGCGCATTTTTCAGGAGAAAGTTTCCGGCACGCGGACCCAGAGCCCGGCCCTCGACGAATTGCTAGCCGCCGTGCGCGAAAGTGACGTGGTGGTGGTGAACCGCCTGGCGCGACTTGGCCGCAATACCGTGCACACCATTCAATTGGTGGAGGAATTCAATCGGCGCGGCGTACACTTTAGGGCGCTCGACCTGGGCATCGACTCGCGCACCCCAGCGGGCAAGATGATTATTGGAGTGTTCAGCTCCTTCAACCAGTACGAGCGCGAGAACAACCGGCAGAAGAGCTTGGCCGGCATTGAGCTGGCCAAGCAGCAGGGGAAGCACCTGGGCCGGCCCACCGGGCGCGACGCCGAGAAGCTATCAAAGGTGGCCACGGCTTTAGAGCGGGGCTTATCAGTGGCTGAAATTGTGACCCTTACCGGCATTAGCCGCGCCAGCGTCAAGCGTTACCGTCAGGAGATTGAAAGACAAATTTCTTAA
- a CDS encoding nucleoside hydrolase produces MNTVNLPPKVPVLFDHDGSADDFLSLLLLLTMDAVDLQGVSITPADCYAEQAVETTLKLLLLRQRVDVGVSVGHCHGVNAFPAEWRAKPRILNALPTLINLEVDLSRIDARPSPAFLRDALAAASQPVTVLLTGPCTNLVHALDLAPELVTKIARVVWMGGAVDVGGNVRTYNHDGSAEWNVFWDPLAAQRLLAYHLPLTLIPLDVTNQVPVSRTFLQALAQHAAHPWACLAGQFWATTVDTIPAYEYTYFMWDVLATSYLAIPEAFRLEKLELSIASTGPSAGCTRRQPGSGQWVQVATAVDQAAFYAYLFGQLTQA; encoded by the coding sequence ATGAACACGGTAAACTTACCCCCCAAAGTGCCGGTCCTCTTCGACCACGACGGCTCAGCCGACGATTTTCTCTCCCTGCTGCTGTTGCTGACGATGGACGCGGTAGACCTGCAAGGTGTCTCCATCACCCCTGCCGACTGCTACGCCGAACAAGCGGTGGAGACAACTTTAAAGCTGCTCTTGCTGCGGCAGCGAGTAGATGTGGGCGTGAGCGTTGGGCACTGTCACGGCGTTAATGCGTTTCCGGCCGAGTGGCGGGCCAAGCCCCGCATTCTGAACGCGCTGCCCACCTTGATTAATCTGGAGGTGGACTTATCCCGGATAGATGCCCGCCCCAGCCCCGCCTTTTTGCGCGACGCGCTGGCCGCCGCCTCGCAGCCGGTGACTGTGCTGCTGACGGGCCCGTGCACCAATCTGGTGCATGCCCTGGACCTGGCCCCTGAACTGGTCACCAAGATTGCCCGCGTGGTCTGGATGGGCGGGGCGGTGGATGTGGGCGGCAATGTGCGCACGTACAACCACGACGGCAGCGCCGAGTGGAATGTGTTCTGGGACCCGCTGGCCGCCCAGCGCCTGCTCGCCTACCACCTGCCGCTCACGCTCATTCCCCTGGACGTGACTAACCAAGTGCCCGTGAGCCGGACATTTCTCCAGGCGTTGGCCCAGCACGCGGCGCACCCGTGGGCCTGCCTAGCCGGGCAGTTCTGGGCCACCACCGTGGATACGATTCCGGCCTACGAATACACATACTTCATGTGGGACGTACTGGCCACCAGCTACTTGGCCATCCCAGAGGCCTTTCGGCTGGAAAAGCTGGAACTGAGCATTGCCTCGACGGGCCCAAGTGCCGGGTGCACGCGGCGGCAGCCGGGAAGTGGGCAATGGGTGCAGGTAGCCACCGCCGTAGACCAGGCAGCTTTCTACGCCTATCTGTTTGGGCAACTAACCCAGGCGTAA
- a CDS encoding BfmA/BtgA family mobilization protein has protein sequence MDKTIRAEEAAYDGFRQLAKEYELSNPELLAAMVQYFRVTKADPRHPTGPDLTTSLAKLTAKLADLDKRTIGFIREQEKTYLKPILAEVQAHKVLAAPAASAPAGLSEDQVQELSHWLERVFFKSVQPIGLAPAFLERVPKTNVTPSQADPQLAPTQRAIVAVLKAALKPELLTAVLNPPPKTAPGAAPSSTPAPAGTPVSPPSNPV, from the coding sequence ATGGATAAAACGATACGCGCCGAGGAAGCGGCCTATGACGGTTTCCGGCAACTGGCCAAGGAGTACGAGCTGAGCAACCCCGAGCTGCTGGCCGCGATGGTGCAGTACTTCCGGGTGACCAAGGCCGACCCCCGGCACCCCACCGGCCCAGACCTGACCACGAGCCTAGCCAAGCTCACGGCCAAGCTGGCCGACTTGGACAAGCGCACGATTGGATTTATCCGAGAGCAGGAAAAGACCTACCTCAAGCCCATTCTGGCCGAGGTGCAGGCGCACAAGGTGCTGGCCGCGCCGGCCGCGAGTGCCCCGGCCGGCCTGAGCGAAGACCAGGTACAGGAGCTGAGCCACTGGTTGGAGCGGGTGTTTTTTAAGAGCGTGCAGCCGATAGGGCTCGCCCCGGCCTTCTTGGAGCGCGTGCCCAAAACCAACGTAACCCCGAGCCAAGCCGACCCGCAGCTAGCGCCCACGCAGCGGGCCATCGTCGCCGTGCTGAAGGCGGCGCTGAAGCCGGAGCTACTCACCGCCGTATTAAATCCACCCCCTAAAACCGCCCCAGGGGCTGCGCCCAGCAGCACCCCGGCTCCGGCCGGCACACCCGTTTCACCCCCCAGCAATCCGGTCTGA
- a CDS encoding Abi family protein: MKYADFEQIISAPRLGRYVRACGNNTKKAMMLYRLNLRLSQELYTVVSCFEIALRNAVDAHYTARLGSDWLRNAVAPGGIFDTNRCRKTADVIRTGIRRLGPLYTHHKLVAEMDFGLWRYLFAQPQFYAAHQTLLQIFPAKPSSTPLIQYNQTLIFNELAQVNDVRNRMAHHEPICFQVGGAAISSAYVRQQYGLIKTLFQWMGVDEADLLYGLDHIEAVCDKLDRL; this comes from the coding sequence ATGAAATACGCAGATTTTGAGCAGATTATCTCTGCTCCCCGGTTAGGCCGCTACGTGCGCGCCTGTGGCAACAATACGAAAAAGGCCATGATGCTCTACCGGCTCAACCTGCGCTTGTCGCAGGAGTTGTACACGGTGGTCAGCTGCTTTGAAATCGCCCTGCGCAACGCCGTGGACGCGCATTATACGGCCCGATTGGGCAGTGACTGGCTTCGCAATGCCGTGGCCCCTGGCGGCATATTCGACACGAATAGGTGCCGGAAAACGGCGGATGTCATCCGCACCGGTATCCGGCGATTGGGACCACTGTACACGCATCATAAACTGGTGGCTGAGATGGACTTCGGCCTGTGGCGCTACCTGTTCGCGCAGCCGCAGTTCTATGCGGCGCACCAAACCCTGCTTCAGATATTTCCCGCCAAGCCCAGCAGTACGCCCCTGATTCAGTACAACCAGACGCTGATATTTAACGAATTGGCGCAGGTGAACGACGTGCGCAACCGCATGGCCCACCACGAGCCCATTTGTTTCCAGGTCGGTGGGGCCGCCATTAGCAGCGCCTACGTTCGACAGCAGTACGGCCTCATCAAAACCCTTTTTCAATGGATGGGGGTGGATGAAGCGGACCTATTATATGGCCTTGACCACATCGAGGCAGTTTGCGATAAACTCGACCGCTTGTAA
- a CDS encoding GNAT family N-acetyltransferase — translation MINLLPLRLDQAPYFQRWLRDPEVITYSLSVFQELTTLAQVTDWLARTLQDQKSLTLGVYLAETNELIGYAGIANISRVNQAGEYFILLGEKRHWGQGIGTAVTKQVVARGFQELGLNRVMLTVSVPNEGGVKAYLRAGFQVEGRLRQACYRHEAFHDKLVMSVLKADWST, via the coding sequence ATGATAAACTTGCTACCCTTGCGCCTAGACCAGGCCCCCTATTTTCAACGCTGGCTGCGTGACCCCGAAGTCATCACCTACTCCTTATCGGTTTTTCAGGAATTGACCACCCTGGCCCAAGTAACGGACTGGCTCGCGCGAACCCTCCAGGACCAGAAAAGTCTGACGCTGGGCGTTTACCTGGCCGAGACGAACGAACTAATCGGGTACGCCGGCATCGCCAATATCTCCCGGGTCAATCAGGCCGGCGAATACTTCATTCTGCTCGGCGAGAAACGCCACTGGGGTCAGGGTATCGGGACAGCCGTCACAAAGCAGGTCGTTGCGCGAGGTTTTCAGGAATTAGGACTGAATCGCGTTATGCTGACCGTTTCCGTGCCCAACGAGGGGGGCGTAAAGGCTTACCTACGGGCAGGCTTTCAGGTCGAGGGGCGGCTGCGGCAGGCTTGCTACCGCCACGAGGCTTTTCACGATAAGCTCGTCATGTCGGTGTTAAAGGCCGACTGGTCCACGTAG
- a CDS encoding replication initiation protein, protein MKQALEVRHHNAITTARYEYSELQMDLFFYLLSQLRKDDTTGLYEIVVKDLSEITGKKYAYNYLRKATEGMGSRMFEVMTEKSYKQLWMFQHIEYMTGEGRIEMKLSESIRPYLFDLKNNFTSFELLSALRLTSKHAKRIYTLCSQWKDVGETKKFDLLEFKKMLGLVDAKGNEEYTKVTMLKTKVLDIAVRQINEHTDLSISYTLEKKGRAFKNVVFTVKPQVVDVVATLPDLRATANPLPGVAAHQVENAGRLLAQLSITTPDLVAQILASPAHVAACNKFAHDLKTGKYTKSHSLSGLLLTVLGIKKASNGPLFDKPTKAR, encoded by the coding sequence ATGAAACAGGCCCTGGAAGTCCGTCATCACAACGCCATTACAACGGCCCGCTACGAGTATAGCGAGCTGCAAATGGACCTGTTTTTCTACTTGCTCTCGCAGTTGCGGAAGGATGACACAACCGGGCTATATGAGATTGTAGTAAAGGACCTTAGCGAAATTACCGGCAAGAAATACGCCTACAACTACCTACGCAAAGCAACGGAGGGAATGGGCTCTCGAATGTTTGAGGTTATGACGGAAAAGAGCTACAAGCAGCTCTGGATGTTTCAGCACATTGAATACATGACCGGGGAAGGTCGGATTGAAATGAAGCTGTCCGAATCCATCCGGCCGTATCTGTTCGACCTCAAAAACAACTTCACGAGCTTCGAACTGCTCTCGGCGCTGCGCCTAACAAGCAAGCACGCCAAACGCATCTACACGCTATGCAGCCAGTGGAAAGACGTGGGCGAAACCAAGAAATTCGACCTGCTGGAATTCAAGAAAATGCTGGGCCTGGTCGATGCAAAGGGCAACGAGGAATACACCAAGGTCACCATGCTCAAAACCAAAGTGCTGGATATTGCAGTCAGGCAAATCAACGAGCACACGGACCTGAGCATCAGCTACACACTAGAAAAGAAGGGCCGCGCCTTCAAAAACGTAGTTTTCACGGTCAAGCCGCAAGTTGTGGATGTGGTGGCCACGTTGCCCGACCTGAGGGCTACTGCTAACCCGCTGCCGGGAGTGGCCGCGCATCAGGTCGAAAACGCTGGCAGACTACTCGCGCAGCTCAGCATCACTACGCCCGACCTGGTGGCGCAAATCTTGGCCAGTCCGGCGCACGTCGCCGCCTGCAACAAGTTCGCCCACGACTTGAAAACCGGCAAGTACACCAAGTCGCACTCCCTCTCGGGCCTACTGCTTACTGTTTTGGGAATCAAGAAAGCCAGCAATGGGCCGCTGTTCGACAAACCCACTAAAGCGCGCTAA
- a CDS encoding type IV secretory system conjugative DNA transfer family protein, with translation MAAFFHWLGILIGAVIFGVVAHLVVLVLKKVAPPAAQGLYRATLIPAAPFDWVPSVTGFTGLFLATGLLQHWLGELATLLLLAWLGWNVYRAYSSPQGATAAPGAAQALSFTLRTTSGPAVRLGNPFRGTFIAGGAGSGKSKSIIEPILQQAGAAGLTGVVYDFKFPTLAEEVAGSYAGGTVTPYFVNFTDLTRSHRVNPLAPELLATASFAREAAATIITNLDAKAAQQRNFWIQSGEVLLAGCIWYLRRNHPQQCSLPAAVSMILEADAPQLLATLQQDEEVRGLIASIASASKSENTIAGVFSTIRNYLAVLNTPEIFWVMSGDQVPLDLNTAATPGVLVVGNDPALSTTFSPLISLIVATAIKRLNQQGRLPSLVLLDEAPTLFIPNFAQLPATARSNQVATVYAVQDVAQMEALTSRQESEMILANLGNQFWGRTTNTATAERVSKMFGKIDKTYRSTTEGTSKSNEWNLLKPTSRSSSTSGSVSIQQRDKLEAQQVMRFGVGEFAGLVVESGRPEFRATFRAEPTKAVKIAPFQEASPEQVRQNFTAIKAQVRAVVGGETGPAQEVQAFAIAKTEPVEQPAQGAEDFAIVKPTTTETAPSPATTEEETDPSKW, from the coding sequence ATGGCTGCATTTTTTCACTGGTTGGGCATCCTGATTGGGGCCGTAATTTTTGGCGTTGTCGCGCACCTGGTGGTCCTGGTGCTCAAAAAAGTAGCGCCCCCGGCCGCCCAGGGCCTTTACCGGGCGACGCTGATACCCGCCGCTCCTTTTGATTGGGTGCCTTCCGTTACCGGCTTTACTGGCCTGTTTCTGGCCACCGGCCTTTTGCAGCACTGGTTGGGCGAGCTGGCCACACTACTGCTGCTGGCCTGGTTGGGCTGGAACGTGTACCGCGCTTATTCCAGCCCCCAGGGAGCCACAGCGGCCCCAGGAGCTGCCCAGGCCCTGAGCTTCACCCTACGCACCACTAGCGGCCCCGCCGTGCGCCTAGGCAACCCGTTTCGGGGCACCTTCATTGCCGGCGGCGCGGGCAGTGGCAAAAGCAAGTCGATTATTGAGCCCATTCTTCAGCAGGCGGGCGCGGCCGGCCTAACGGGCGTGGTGTATGACTTCAAGTTTCCCACGCTGGCCGAGGAAGTGGCCGGCAGCTACGCGGGCGGCACTGTTACGCCCTACTTTGTCAATTTCACCGACCTCACCCGGAGCCACCGGGTAAACCCGCTGGCCCCCGAGCTGCTGGCCACCGCCAGCTTTGCCCGCGAGGCCGCGGCCACCATCATTACCAACCTCGACGCCAAAGCCGCCCAGCAGCGCAATTTCTGGATTCAGTCGGGCGAGGTGCTGCTGGCCGGCTGCATCTGGTACCTGCGCCGCAACCACCCCCAGCAGTGCAGCTTGCCGGCCGCCGTGAGCATGATTCTCGAGGCCGACGCGCCGCAGCTGCTGGCCACCTTGCAGCAGGACGAGGAAGTGCGCGGCCTCATTGCCTCGATTGCCAGCGCCAGCAAATCGGAAAACACCATTGCGGGCGTGTTCTCGACCATTCGGAATTACCTCGCCGTGCTCAACACGCCGGAGATTTTTTGGGTGATGAGCGGCGACCAGGTGCCGCTCGACCTGAACACGGCCGCCACGCCGGGCGTGTTGGTGGTGGGCAACGACCCGGCCCTGAGCACGACCTTTTCCCCGCTTATTTCCCTCATCGTGGCCACGGCCATCAAGCGCCTGAACCAGCAGGGCCGCTTGCCGAGCCTGGTGCTGCTCGACGAAGCGCCGACCCTGTTTATCCCAAATTTTGCCCAGCTGCCGGCCACCGCCCGCAGCAACCAAGTGGCCACGGTGTACGCCGTGCAGGACGTGGCCCAGATGGAAGCCCTGACCAGTCGGCAGGAATCCGAGATGATTCTGGCTAACCTTGGGAATCAGTTTTGGGGCCGCACCACCAACACGGCCACAGCCGAGCGGGTGAGTAAGATGTTCGGCAAAATCGACAAAACGTATCGCTCCACCACGGAGGGCACGAGCAAAAGCAACGAGTGGAATTTGCTGAAGCCGACGAGCCGCAGCAGCAGCACCAGCGGGTCGGTGAGCATCCAGCAGCGCGACAAGTTGGAGGCCCAGCAGGTGATGCGCTTTGGCGTGGGCGAGTTCGCGGGCCTGGTGGTGGAGAGTGGCCGGCCGGAGTTCCGCGCCACCTTCCGAGCGGAGCCCACCAAGGCCGTAAAAATTGCCCCGTTCCAGGAGGCTAGCCCCGAGCAGGTGCGCCAGAATTTCACGGCCATCAAGGCGCAGGTGCGGGCCGTCGTGGGCGGAGAGACAGGCCCCGCACAGGAGGTCCAGGCATTTGCAATTGCAAAAACAGAACCCGTCGAGCAGCCCGCCCAGGGTGCCGAGGATTTTGCAATTGTAAAACCAACCACGACCGAAACAGCTCCCAGTCCGGCCACCACGGAGGAAGAAACCGACCCGAGTAAATGGTAA